A part of Propioniciclava coleopterorum genomic DNA contains:
- a CDS encoding dihydrofolate reductase family protein, which translates to MGRIIFDTATTLNGFIADEDNSLAWLFAVENGTQPDEGLFPADPGVMVEGSTTYEWVLEESDILAHPERWAEFHGERPCFVFTSRTLPVPRGTDIRFVSGPVSDALPAIREAAGDRDIWVVGGGDLAGQFLDADALDEIAISVAPVALAGGAPLLPRRVESDRLRLESATRVGQFARLVYTVLPRA; encoded by the coding sequence ATGGGACGCATCATCTTCGACACCGCCACCACCCTCAACGGCTTCATCGCCGACGAGGACAACTCGCTGGCCTGGCTCTTCGCGGTCGAGAACGGCACCCAGCCCGACGAGGGCCTGTTCCCCGCGGACCCCGGCGTCATGGTCGAGGGCTCGACCACCTACGAGTGGGTGCTGGAGGAGTCCGACATCCTCGCCCACCCGGAGCGCTGGGCCGAGTTCCACGGCGAGCGTCCGTGCTTCGTCTTCACGTCCCGGACGTTGCCCGTCCCGCGGGGCACCGACATCCGGTTCGTGTCCGGCCCGGTGAGCGACGCGCTGCCGGCGATCCGGGAGGCGGCCGGCGACCGGGACATCTGGGTCGTCGGGGGCGGGGACCTCGCCGGGCAGTTCCTCGACGCGGACGCCCTGGACGAGATCGCGATCTCGGTTGCGCCGGTCGCCCTGGCGGGCGGCGCCCCGCTGCTGCCGCGGCGCGTGGAGTCCGACCGGCTGCGGCTGGAGTCGGCGACCAGGGTCGGCCAGTTCGCGCGGCTGGTCTACACGGTGCTTCCGCGGGCCTGA
- a CDS encoding type II secretion system F family protein gives MIPLGVLGVCLAVAGAVVLAAVAAGVLVQTPASPSSTGLWTKTVDNVRAVPRRTWVLLLLAAVSAVAVTLWTGWPIMLLIVPVAVVGIPELLRSPPPRELELLEALDRWVRGLAATMGAGRSITDALRAGARNAPDQLREPLVRLVQRLDDRWPAPTALLAMADDLASPDADAVIASLVLAVQRGGQGAVATLAALADSIQDRLRVMREVEAERAKPRYVVRQVTLITLVVLTAAALFGREFFRPYGTPAGQVALVALVALYAGSLLRLRRMTIPRQRARILRSRP, from the coding sequence ATGATCCCCCTCGGCGTGCTGGGAGTCTGCCTCGCCGTGGCCGGGGCGGTCGTGCTGGCCGCCGTCGCCGCGGGGGTGCTGGTGCAGACGCCGGCGTCCCCATCATCCACAGGTCTGTGGACGAAGACTGTGGACAACGTCCGCGCCGTGCCGCGGCGCACCTGGGTGCTGCTCCTTCTCGCGGCCGTGTCGGCCGTCGCGGTCACCCTGTGGACCGGGTGGCCGATCATGCTCCTGATCGTCCCCGTCGCCGTGGTCGGCATCCCCGAACTGCTGCGTTCGCCGCCTCCCCGCGAGCTGGAGCTGCTCGAGGCCCTCGATCGCTGGGTGCGGGGGCTGGCCGCCACGATGGGGGCGGGCCGGTCGATCACCGACGCGTTGCGCGCCGGTGCGCGCAACGCCCCCGACCAGCTCCGCGAGCCGTTGGTCAGGCTCGTGCAGCGCCTCGACGACCGCTGGCCGGCGCCGACCGCACTGCTCGCGATGGCGGACGACCTCGCCTCGCCGGACGCCGACGCGGTGATCGCCAGCCTGGTGCTGGCGGTCCAGCGCGGCGGGCAGGGCGCCGTCGCCACCCTGGCCGCCCTCGCCGACTCGATCCAGGACCGGCTCCGGGTCATGCGCGAGGTGGAGGCGGAGCGCGCCAAGCCGCGGTACGTCGTCCGGCAGGTCACGCTCATCACCCTGGTCGTGCTCACCGCGGCGGCGCTGTTCGGACGCGAGTTCTTCCGGCCCTACGGGACGCCGGCGGGGCAGGTCGCCCTGGTCGCGCTCGTCGCCCTGTACGCCGGCTCGCTACTGCGCCTGCGGCGCATGACCATCCCGCGGCAGCGCGCCCGCATCCTGCGGAGCCGGCCATGA
- a CDS encoding Imm1 family immunity protein, with translation MAAPGTGAVASQSRGRRPVMDQTPPEARYVAAGHIEGKAALQVRAAASSGGTIHHNNPFGTCIYCQQQVPTLLPDGARLTAEPPAQARPRSAWWSPPGPVTMVGNVADPASHPVATAQSPHPATTESGHLGIQAAGRGSVQPHGGHRAGEPARHEDGRPLDVFDLAGYHHVPDAAALDALLAGRGSADHYEISASPPAYPLLTAAFNGEDAVLHWFAGPGHPGLQSVGPDRDGPSRHFPDPAGQDITLPADTVVPAADAERAVRQFAASGSRPDAVGWREL, from the coding sequence CTGGCCGCCCCGGGGACGGGTGCCGTAGCGTCGCAGTCCCGAGGCAGGAGGCCCGTCATGGACCAGACCCCACCCGAAGCCCGCTATGTCGCCGCCGGACACATCGAGGGGAAGGCCGCGCTCCAGGTGCGCGCGGCGGCGTCCTCGGGCGGCACGATCCACCACAACAATCCGTTCGGGACGTGCATCTACTGCCAGCAGCAGGTCCCGACCCTGCTGCCGGACGGCGCCCGCCTGACCGCGGAGCCGCCTGCGCAGGCGCGGCCCCGCAGCGCGTGGTGGTCCCCGCCCGGCCCCGTCACGATGGTGGGCAACGTCGCCGACCCGGCGTCCCACCCCGTCGCGACCGCGCAGTCACCGCACCCCGCCACGACGGAGTCGGGGCACCTGGGGATCCAGGCGGCGGGGCGAGGGTCGGTGCAGCCTCACGGCGGGCATCGGGCCGGCGAGCCGGCGCGGCACGAGGATGGACGCCCGCTCGACGTCTTCGACCTGGCCGGCTACCACCACGTGCCGGACGCCGCCGCGCTGGACGCGTTGCTGGCCGGCCGCGGAAGCGCCGACCACTACGAGATCTCGGCCTCGCCGCCGGCCTACCCGCTGCTGACGGCCGCCTTCAACGGCGAGGACGCCGTGCTGCACTGGTTCGCCGGGCCCGGGCACCCGGGGCTGCAATCGGTCGGTCCCGACCGCGACGGGCCGTCGCGTCACTTCCCCGACCCGGCCGGGCAGGACATCACGCTCCCCGCGGACACCGTCGTCCCCGCCGCGGACGCCGAGCGCGCCGTCCGCCAGTTCGCCGCTTCGGGTTCCCGCCCGGACGCCGTGGGCTGGCGCGAGCTCTGA
- a CDS encoding TadE/TadG family type IV pilus assembly protein, which produces MTRRDERGVTDSVQWAILLPAVLLSVLGIIQVGLWAHGRTVATNAAVAAAERAALYRASTADARATAARVAQHGGLVDLEVSLVESADQITVRVAGRMPTFFDLGQTRVEEQASRPRERVTRP; this is translated from the coding sequence ATGACCCGCCGGGACGAGCGGGGCGTCACGGACTCCGTCCAGTGGGCGATCCTGCTGCCGGCCGTCCTGCTCAGCGTCCTGGGCATCATCCAGGTGGGCCTGTGGGCGCACGGCCGGACCGTCGCGACCAACGCGGCCGTGGCCGCCGCGGAGCGGGCAGCGCTGTACCGAGCGTCGACGGCGGACGCCCGGGCGACGGCCGCCCGGGTGGCCCAGCACGGCGGCCTGGTCGACCTCGAGGTGTCGCTGGTCGAGTCCGCCGACCAGATCACGGTGCGCGTGGCGGGCCGCATGCCGACCTTCTTCGATCTCGGCCAGACCCGGGTCGAGGAACAGGCCTCGCGACCGCGGGAGCGGGTGACGCGGCCATGA
- the cbiB gene encoding adenosylcobinamide-phosphate synthase CbiB: MRLPLATAAGLLLGWLADRALGDPRRFHPVAGFGRAAGMLEERWYADSRVRGAAHEAVLVGGAVALGVVAERCVRERPLLRAALTGVATWAVLGGRSLAAEAEAIADALAADDITAARGRVRNLVSRDPATLDAAGIARATVESVAENTSDAVVAPLFWGAVAGVPGLLGYRAINTLDAMVGYRNARYERFGWAAARVDDVANWVPARLAGALAVACAPLVGGSRAAAVRAVREQASAHPSPNAGVVEAAFAGPWGCDWGDATSTGASSRTAANSATATRRPRRTCRAPPGWRARCPPARSPPRCSDASRRRCGRGTGRAEEGDFPGGICPATRHSGIHRGFSGFFQGGCESLPTYPQKSWKCGGCPHSNGGQLARKGRRSLESGSSHTPGRRGPTPMDAHPSPPSRPLVRLRRSPAWLAFGVVAVCLGGLLSAFVYLNAVESQPVLRVNRTVYRGEVLAAADLDVVQVGSGLDLRTVPDRRIGEVVGQAAITDIPAGSLLIDGTWGAAAQPTGVARVGVRLSPGRFPGGDLRPGTPFLMVALPEAAAAPADLPASVAATLVAAPAAQPDGSLAFDLYVPTEQAELVSRLAAADRISLVQQGSNR, from the coding sequence ATGCGCCTCCCCCTCGCCACCGCGGCCGGACTGCTGCTGGGCTGGCTGGCCGACCGGGCGCTCGGCGACCCCCGCCGGTTCCATCCCGTCGCCGGCTTCGGGCGCGCCGCCGGGATGCTGGAGGAGCGCTGGTACGCCGACTCCCGCGTCCGGGGTGCCGCGCACGAGGCCGTCCTCGTCGGGGGCGCGGTGGCCCTGGGCGTCGTCGCCGAGCGCTGCGTGCGCGAGCGACCGCTGCTGCGCGCCGCGCTGACCGGGGTGGCGACCTGGGCCGTGCTGGGTGGGCGCTCGCTCGCGGCCGAGGCCGAGGCGATCGCGGACGCCCTCGCGGCCGACGACATCACCGCCGCGCGCGGGCGCGTCCGGAACCTGGTCAGCCGCGACCCGGCGACCCTGGACGCCGCCGGCATCGCCCGCGCGACGGTTGAGTCGGTCGCCGAGAACACCTCCGACGCGGTGGTGGCGCCGCTGTTCTGGGGCGCGGTCGCCGGCGTCCCGGGGCTGCTGGGCTACCGCGCGATCAACACCCTCGACGCGATGGTCGGCTACCGCAACGCGCGCTACGAGCGCTTCGGGTGGGCCGCCGCGCGCGTCGACGACGTGGCCAACTGGGTGCCGGCGCGGTTGGCCGGCGCGCTGGCGGTGGCGTGCGCGCCGCTGGTGGGCGGGAGCCGCGCCGCCGCCGTGAGGGCGGTGCGGGAGCAGGCGTCCGCGCATCCGAGCCCCAACGCCGGCGTGGTCGAGGCCGCCTTCGCGGGGCCCTGGGGGTGCGACTGGGGGGACGCAACGTCTACGGGGGCGTCGTCGAGGACCGCGGCGAACTCGGCTACGGCGACCCGCCGACCCCGGAGGACGTGCCGCGCGCCACCCGGCTGGCGGGCGCGGTGTCCGCCGGCGCGCTCGCCGCCACGGTGCTCGGACGCCTCGCGCCGGCGCTGTGGCCGCGGCACCGGCCGCGCTGAGGAAGGCGATTTCCCCGGCGGGATCTGCCCCGCCACAAGGCATTCGGGGATCCATCGCGGTTTCTCAGGATTCTTTCAGGGTGGTTGTGAGTCCCTTCCGACTTATCCACAGAAATCGTGGAAATGCGGCGGTTGTCCACATTCGAATGGTGGACAACTGGCGCGAAAGGGGCGGCGTTCCTTAGAGTCGGGCTCGTCCCACACCCCCGGACGACGAGGACCCACCCCCATGGATGCTCACCCTTCGCCACCTTCGCGACCCCTCGTGAGGCTGCGCCGCAGCCCCGCCTGGCTGGCCTTCGGCGTGGTGGCCGTGTGCCTGGGCGGATTGTTGTCCGCATTCGTGTATCTGAATGCGGTCGAATCCCAGCCGGTTCTTCGGGTGAATCGCACCGTGTACCGGGGCGAGGTGTTGGCGGCCGCCGATCTCGATGTTGTGCAGGTGGGATCGGGCCTCGACCTGCGCACCGTGCCCGATCGCCGCATCGGGGAAGTGGTCGGCCAGGCGGCCATCACCGACATTCCCGCCGGGTCGCTGCTGATCGACGGAACGTGGGGTGCGGCCGCCCAGCCGACCGGCGTGGCACGCGTGGGCGTCCGGCTGAGCCCGGGCCGGTTCCCGGGCGGAGACCTGCGGCCGGGCACGCCGTTCCTGATGGTGGCGTTGCCCGAGGCGGCCGCCGCGCCCGCCGACCTGCCGGCCAGCGTTGCGGCGACGCTGGTCGCGGCCCCGGCGGCGCAGCCGGACGGCTCGCTGGCCTTCGACCTGTACGTGCCCACCGAGCAGGCCGAACTCGTCAGCCGATTGGCCGCCGCCGACCGGATCTCGCTGGTCCAGCAGGGGAGCAACCGGTGA
- a CDS encoding DUF2231 domain-containing protein, translating into MDVLGLPLHPLIVHAAVILVPLAALGALTIVVSARARARFGTLVAGVAVVAAASAFAAMLTGPLLADEIGVAGSTRIARHQQFGTWTPWPTLVLALAVPLHLWVRRPGGERGAAAVLVGGVIVVASLAALVLIVLTGHAGATAVWGS; encoded by the coding sequence GTGGACGTGCTCGGTCTCCCGCTGCACCCCCTCATCGTGCACGCGGCCGTCATCCTCGTCCCGCTCGCGGCCCTGGGGGCGCTGACGATCGTCGTCTCCGCCCGGGCGCGGGCGCGGTTCGGAACGCTGGTGGCCGGCGTGGCGGTGGTGGCGGCCGCGTCCGCCTTCGCGGCGATGCTGACCGGGCCCCTGCTGGCCGACGAGATCGGGGTCGCCGGGTCGACCCGGATCGCCCGCCACCAGCAGTTCGGCACCTGGACGCCGTGGCCCACGCTGGTCCTCGCGCTCGCCGTCCCGCTTCACCTGTGGGTGCGGCGTCCCGGCGGTGAGCGGGGTGCCGCAGCGGTGCTGGTCGGCGGGGTGATCGTGGTGGCGTCGCTGGCGGCGCTGGTTCTGATCGTCCTCACCGGTCACGCCGGGGCCACGGCCGTCTGGGGCTCCTGA
- a CDS encoding type II secretion system F family protein: MNGAAMVLPGVLVALGLVACVLAFRPQHPRLADALGALDVATAPSAAPAVGLDRLGAWWVRMRGVAADGTRSRQLALTGRSLTRHYAHKLVGLGVGFAVPIVVGAALWFAAGVVPTVPLLASVAGAALGFLWPDLRLRGADRTIADDAGEALLTYFDLVTLERLANRSAIQSLHAAAELSDTPVFRWIRRVLDRARLEQRAPYGDLKALARRLDLPALADLADVMRLDESGASLATTLRARVRELRDAHLTQAKVAATQLSERMTLWMVLPSLVLGLFFLVPPLLTLAAAG; the protein is encoded by the coding sequence ATGAACGGGGCGGCGATGGTGCTGCCCGGCGTCCTCGTGGCGCTGGGGCTCGTGGCCTGCGTCCTCGCCTTCCGCCCCCAGCATCCGCGGCTGGCGGACGCCCTCGGCGCGCTTGACGTGGCGACCGCTCCCAGCGCCGCGCCGGCTGTCGGCCTCGACCGGCTGGGTGCCTGGTGGGTGCGGATGCGGGGTGTCGCCGCCGACGGCACGCGGTCGCGCCAGCTCGCGCTGACCGGGCGGTCGCTCACCCGGCACTACGCGCACAAGCTCGTCGGCCTGGGTGTCGGCTTCGCGGTCCCGATCGTCGTCGGCGCGGCGCTGTGGTTCGCGGCCGGCGTGGTGCCCACAGTCCCGCTGCTCGCCTCGGTCGCCGGCGCCGCCCTCGGCTTCCTCTGGCCCGACCTGCGGCTCCGCGGGGCGGACCGCACGATCGCCGACGATGCGGGCGAGGCGCTGCTGACGTACTTCGACCTGGTCACGCTGGAGCGGCTGGCGAACCGCTCGGCGATCCAGTCGCTCCACGCCGCGGCGGAACTGTCGGACACGCCGGTGTTCCGATGGATCCGTCGCGTCCTCGACCGGGCGCGCCTCGAACAGCGCGCCCCCTACGGCGACCTCAAGGCGCTCGCACGCCGGCTCGATCTCCCGGCGCTGGCCGACCTGGCCGACGTGATGCGACTCGACGAGTCGGGAGCGTCCCTGGCCACCACGCTGCGCGCCCGCGTCCGGGAGTTGCGCGACGCGCACCTCACGCAGGCCAAGGTCGCGGCCACACAGCTCTCCGAGCGCATGACCCTGTGGATGGTGCTGCCCAGCCTCGTCCTGGGCCTGTTCTTCCTCGTCCCCCCGCTGCTGACCCTGGCGGCCGCCGGCTGA
- a CDS encoding RNA polymerase sigma factor, translating to MELFSLADRAPDAALVAGLAVGDEAAAVAFVRRFEHRVFGLAVSVTRDRGLAEEVSQEAFLRAWRAAATYDVRKGSVLTWLLVITRNLAIDAIRKRRSSPTDADALERLLATSAPDPTADADTRLDAAGAATHLRDLPPEQARALVLAVVGGCTAQEVADHEHIPLGTAKTRIRSGLRHLRRAVEAEHD from the coding sequence ATGGAGCTGTTCTCGCTGGCCGACCGCGCCCCGGACGCAGCGCTGGTCGCCGGCCTGGCGGTCGGCGACGAGGCGGCGGCGGTCGCCTTCGTGCGGCGCTTCGAGCACCGGGTCTTCGGGCTGGCGGTGTCCGTGACACGCGACCGGGGCCTGGCCGAGGAGGTCAGCCAGGAGGCGTTCCTGCGGGCGTGGCGCGCGGCGGCCACCTACGACGTCCGGAAGGGGTCGGTGCTCACCTGGCTGCTCGTGATCACCCGCAACCTCGCCATCGACGCGATCCGGAAGCGCCGGTCCTCCCCGACGGACGCCGACGCGCTCGAACGGCTGCTGGCCACCTCGGCGCCGGACCCGACCGCCGACGCCGACACCCGCCTGGACGCCGCGGGCGCGGCCACCCACCTGCGCGACCTCCCGCCGGAGCAGGCGCGCGCGCTGGTCCTGGCCGTCGTCGGTGGGTGCACGGCCCAGGAGGTCGCCGACCACGAGCACATCCCGCTCGGGACGGCCAAGACGCGGATCCGGTCCGGACTGCGCCACCTGCGACGAGCCGTGGAGGCCGAACATGACTGA
- a CDS encoding COG4315 family predicted lipoprotein, producing MPAATSTPAGGTPSAAPVGADAGTLALTLTDTAQLGMILTDGRGMTLYLFTKDSPNQSACEGQCLKNWPPLIGKPTAGQGVDDSKLGSFQRADGRTQATYNGWPLYYWKDDAAPRDVAGAGLQGVWFVLNRDGDAIKA from the coding sequence ATGCCCGCCGCGACCTCGACGCCGGCGGGCGGCACCCCGAGCGCGGCCCCGGTCGGCGCGGACGCCGGCACCCTGGCCCTCACGCTCACCGACACCGCCCAGCTCGGCATGATCCTCACCGACGGTCGGGGGATGACCCTCTACCTGTTCACCAAGGACAGCCCCAACCAGAGCGCCTGTGAGGGCCAGTGCCTCAAGAACTGGCCGCCGCTGATCGGCAAGCCCACCGCCGGCCAGGGCGTGGACGACTCGAAGCTGGGCTCGTTCCAGCGCGCGGACGGCCGCACGCAGGCCACCTACAACGGCTGGCCGCTGTACTACTGGAAGGACGACGCCGCCCCGCGCGACGTCGCCGGTGCCGGCCTCCAGGGCGTCTGGTTCGTGCTGAACCGCGACGGCGACGCCATCAAGGCCTGA
- a CDS encoding CpaF family protein, with amino-acid sequence MTETGMRRLADVPLLQAVPAFTVSLAEARRVVAPLPADEVDWGLVVALRRRASDQVAEAALEHAERTGVPLGDADRRLMARSVLREVVRGHAEERSRLGDLWTVDREQRYASALEDAIFGFGRMQPLFELAGAENIEIHGHDSVVAQYGDGHREALPPVADSDEELVEAVRFLGESVSPPRPFDDAHPTMTLALGDSHRLHAIGFGLSYRPSITIRQHILTSITLPELVDGGMLPDEVGRLLHAAVLGRKSIVIAGDQGAGKTTLLRALIASIPENERFGTLETDYELLTHLQPGRRNILALQARVGLGEVADGRHLGEFSVAELIPEALRQNLSRLIVGEVRGAEAGAMFEAMQSGAGTMSTTHSHSADSTIDRLAARVAQGGVLTVGEAYRQIAHHVALIVHVRLQDDTWRGGVRTRAVSEVVALTGALENDRPVTHRVYDADLAPTLNAETRLWADLEPFWADWRGR; translated from the coding sequence ATGACCGAGACCGGGATGCGCAGGCTCGCCGACGTGCCGCTGCTGCAGGCGGTCCCCGCCTTCACCGTCTCCCTCGCCGAGGCCCGACGGGTGGTCGCGCCGCTGCCCGCGGACGAGGTTGATTGGGGCCTCGTCGTCGCCCTGCGGCGCCGGGCGTCGGACCAGGTGGCAGAGGCGGCCCTCGAGCACGCCGAGCGCACGGGCGTGCCGCTCGGCGACGCCGACCGCCGGCTGATGGCCCGCTCGGTGCTGCGGGAGGTCGTCCGCGGGCACGCCGAGGAGCGCAGCAGGCTCGGCGATCTCTGGACGGTCGACCGCGAGCAGCGCTACGCGAGCGCCCTGGAGGACGCCATCTTCGGGTTCGGGCGCATGCAGCCCCTGTTCGAGCTCGCGGGCGCCGAGAACATCGAGATCCACGGCCACGACAGCGTGGTCGCACAGTACGGCGACGGCCACCGCGAGGCGCTGCCGCCCGTCGCGGACAGCGACGAGGAACTCGTGGAGGCGGTGCGCTTCCTCGGCGAGTCGGTGAGCCCGCCGCGTCCGTTCGACGACGCCCACCCGACGATGACGCTCGCCCTGGGCGACTCGCACCGCCTGCACGCGATCGGCTTCGGCCTGTCGTACCGGCCCTCGATCACGATCCGCCAGCACATCCTGACCTCGATCACCCTGCCCGAACTCGTGGACGGCGGCATGCTGCCCGATGAGGTGGGCCGCCTGCTCCACGCCGCGGTGCTGGGGCGCAAGTCGATCGTGATCGCCGGCGACCAGGGCGCGGGCAAGACCACCCTGCTGCGGGCCCTGATCGCCTCGATCCCCGAGAACGAGCGCTTCGGCACCCTCGAGACCGACTACGAACTCCTCACCCACCTGCAGCCCGGCCGGCGCAACATCCTGGCCCTGCAGGCGCGCGTCGGGCTCGGGGAGGTCGCCGACGGGCGGCACCTCGGCGAGTTCAGCGTCGCGGAGCTCATCCCCGAGGCGCTGCGGCAGAACCTGTCGCGCCTCATCGTCGGCGAGGTGCGCGGCGCGGAGGCGGGCGCGATGTTCGAAGCGATGCAGTCCGGAGCCGGAACGATGAGCACGACCCACTCGCATTCCGCGGACTCCACGATCGACCGGCTGGCCGCGCGCGTCGCCCAGGGCGGCGTCCTGACGGTGGGGGAGGCGTACCGCCAGATCGCGCACCACGTCGCGCTGATCGTCCACGTCCGGCTGCAGGACGACACCTGGCGCGGTGGTGTCCGCACCCGCGCGGTGTCCGAGGTCGTGGCCCTGACCGGCGCCCTGGAGAACGACCGCCCGGTCACGCACCGTGTCTACGACGCCGATCTGGCGCCGACCCTCAACGCGGAGACCCGGCTCTGGGCCGATCTGGAGCCATTCTGGGCCGACTGGAGGGGTCGATGA
- a CDS encoding TadE/TadG family type IV pilus assembly protein: MTPLASRPRLPLPAHAARPARGRAGIGEVGPRDRPATSRYRSGLPFAPRHGKERPFLGVLAGRRQWFDRPRRRRCPRRDERGAAAVEFAVVVPALLLIAGLLIGAGRLANAQVAVQQWADSSARTASLARDAATAQSQARAVIASDAAASGVRCRPGWTLELDTSAFARPVGTPGVVRASVVCPIPLADLLVPGFPGSVSVRAESSSTLDRYRGRR; encoded by the coding sequence ATGACTCCGCTTGCCAGCCGGCCTCGGCTGCCGTTGCCCGCGCACGCGGCCCGCCCCGCGCGCGGTCGCGCCGGTATCGGTGAGGTCGGCCCGCGTGATCGACCCGCCACCTCGAGGTACCGGAGCGGGCTCCCCTTCGCCCCCAGGCACGGCAAGGAGCGCCCGTTCCTCGGAGTCCTCGCGGGCCGCCGCCAGTGGTTCGATCGGCCGCGGCGCCGCAGGTGCCCACGCCGCGACGAGCGGGGCGCCGCGGCGGTGGAGTTCGCCGTGGTGGTTCCCGCGCTCCTGCTGATCGCCGGGCTGCTGATCGGCGCGGGACGGCTCGCCAACGCCCAGGTGGCCGTCCAGCAGTGGGCCGACTCGAGCGCCCGCACGGCGTCGCTGGCCCGCGACGCCGCCACGGCGCAGTCCCAGGCCCGCGCCGTGATCGCGAGCGACGCCGCGGCGTCCGGCGTTCGGTGTCGTCCCGGCTGGACGCTCGAGTTGGACACCTCCGCGTTCGCCCGGCCGGTGGGCACCCCCGGCGTGGTCCGCGCGAGCGTCGTGTGTCCCATCCCCCTGGCCGACCTGCTGGTCCCGGGGTTCCCCGGCTCGGTGTCCGTGCGGGCCGAGTCCAGTTCCACGCTCGATCGCTACCGAGGGAGACGATGA